The following proteins come from a genomic window of Trifolium pratense cultivar HEN17-A07 linkage group LG4, ARS_RC_1.1, whole genome shotgun sequence:
- the LOC123920983 gene encoding glucan endo-1,3-beta-glucosidase 12-like, whose product MFNTFSFSLYLLLSLLLTTTATSLPTIGITYSTTTTQSPTPPPQPPQERITTAMQNLKLTSLRLEEPNPTIIRSLLYTNISLFLTIPNYMVTPIANNRSIARAWIYTHVLPFYPRAKITTISVGNAFHDVYPESINNLLPAITNVHVSLRDLGIRKISVSTSFSFVTTVSYPFPPSSATFQEPPGVNLIGPLLQFLSDTNSSFLINLYPYNLYRLQPAIPLGVALFEEHPFNFRDDFTTGVRYRNLFDIMVDSVVSAMAFAGYETIPVIVTETGWPSAGNELDANPGYAEVYLRGLVKHLKSGAGTPLLKEGVKAVYLYELFDKDGSGRNWGILYPNGSTKYRIDFSEASRSYLMNWINVALILALIVVEVCCMVIVH is encoded by the coding sequence ATGTTTAACACCTTCAGTTTCTCTCTCTACCTTCTCCTCTCTCTCCTCCTAACAACCACCGCCACTTCCCTCCCTACAATCGGCATCACATATTCAACCACCACCACTCAATCCccaacaccaccaccacaaccacCACAAGAACGCATCACCACCGCAATGCAAAATCTCAAACTCACTTCCCTCCGTCTCGAAGAACCAAATCCAACCATCATCCGAAGTCTTCTCTACACCAACATCTCTCTCTTCCTCACCATTCCAAATTACATGGTTACCCCTATCGCTAACAATCGTTCAATCGCACGTGCATGGATCTACACTCACGTGCTTCCTTTCTACCCTCGCGCCAAAATCACCACCATCTCCGTCGGTAACGCTTTTCACGACGTGTATCCAGAATCCATCAACAATCTTCTCCCTGCAATCACAAACGTACACGTGTCACTCCGTGATCTCGGTATTCGTAAGATTTCTGTTTCAACTTCTTTTTCCTTCGTTACAACCGTTTCTTATCCGTTTCCACCGTCTTCCGCCACTTTTCAAGAACCTCCCGGCGTTAACCTAATCGGTCCTTTACTTCAATTCTTGAGCGATACAAATtcttcgttcttgattaatctTTACCCTTACAATCTTTACCGTTTACAACCGGCGATTCCTCTCGGAGTCGCACTTTTTGAAGAGCATCCGTTTAATTTCCGTGACGATTTCACTACCGGAGTTCGTTACCGGAATTTGTTTGACATTATGGTTGACTCTGTCGTTAGTGCAATGGCTTTCGCCGGATACGAAACGATTCCGGTTATTGTTACTGAAACGGGATGGCCTAGCGCCGGGAATGAGCTTGACGCGAATCCAGGTTATGCGGAGGTTTATCTGAGGGGATTGGTGAAGCATTTGAAGTCCGGTGCCGGAACGCCGTTGTTGAAAGAAGGAGTGAAAGCGGTTTATCTTTACGAgctgtttgataaagacggatcgGGTCGAAATTGGGGAATTTTGTACCCGAATGGTTCAACGAAGTATCGAATTGATTTCTCTGAAGCTTCACGTTCGTATTTGATGAATTGGATTAACGTGGCTTTGATTTTGGCGTTGATCGTCGTTGAGGTTTGTTGCATGGTTATTGTTCATTAG